One Thioclava electrotropha DNA segment encodes these proteins:
- a CDS encoding nucleoside deaminase, which yields MPEHPTPTEREAMARLIAKAKEAAQEPGKAGIAAAILRDGEIIAEGENEVHLNCDPTRHAEIVAIAKATRAQDDPSLAGCVLLTTLQPCEMCLSAARFSGIKRIVFGAQKENVAGKYFVFPDLTLSEFRDAGEAFEAIGGVLEEDVVALYVDGEE from the coding sequence ATGCCCGAGCACCCCACGCCGACCGAACGCGAGGCGATGGCCCGCTTGATCGCCAAAGCGAAAGAGGCCGCACAGGAGCCGGGCAAGGCGGGGATCGCCGCCGCGATCCTGCGCGACGGGGAGATCATCGCCGAGGGGGAGAATGAGGTGCATCTGAACTGCGACCCGACCCGCCATGCCGAGATCGTGGCGATCGCGAAGGCGACACGGGCGCAGGACGATCCGTCGCTCGCGGGCTGCGTGCTGCTGACGACCCTGCAGCCCTGCGAGATGTGCCTCTCGGCGGCGCGGTTCTCCGGGATCAAGCGGATCGTCTTTGGGGCGCAAAAGGAAAACGTCGCCGGGAAGTATTTCGTGTTCCCCGATCTGACCCTGTCCGAGTTCCGCGACGCAGGCGAAGCCTTCGAAGCGATCGGCGGCGTGTTGGAGGAGGATGTCGTCGCGCTCTATGTCGATGGCGAGGAGTGA
- a CDS encoding YcbK family protein has product MAKATGLLRREFLLGAAGALATPYIVTPAQAGQTDERRLRFHNPHTNENFDAVYFAKGQYDDDAMREFYRIARDWRQEKEVKIDNRTVNIAYNMQNMLEQSTPLMLVSGYRTPKTNRLVHGATHSYHMRGEALDLTHPHVSTSTLHKVALRIRGGGVGYYPSEHFVHVDCGPVRTWRG; this is encoded by the coding sequence ATGGCAAAGGCAACAGGACTGCTCCGTCGCGAGTTTCTCCTGGGCGCGGCGGGCGCCCTCGCAACCCCCTACATCGTCACCCCGGCACAGGCAGGCCAGACGGACGAGCGTCGCCTGCGCTTCCACAATCCGCATACCAACGAGAATTTCGACGCGGTCTATTTCGCGAAGGGGCAGTATGACGACGACGCGATGCGCGAGTTCTACCGGATCGCCCGCGATTGGCGTCAGGAAAAAGAGGTGAAGATCGACAACCGCACGGTCAACATCGCCTACAACATGCAGAACATGCTCGAGCAGAGCACGCCGCTGATGCTGGTGTCGGGCTATCGCACGCCCAAGACGAACCGTCTCGTGCATGGCGCGACGCATAGCTACCACATGCGGGGCGAGGCGCTCGATCTGACGCATCCGCATGTCTCGACCAGCACGCTGCACAAAGTGGCTCTGCGCATCCGTGGCGGCGGTGTCGGCTACTATCCGAGCGAGCATTTCGTGCATGTCGATTGCGGCCCGGTCCGCACCTGGCGCGGCTGA